In Pseudomonadota bacterium, a single genomic region encodes these proteins:
- a CDS encoding GTPase domain-containing protein translates to MALIDLSKKEVHCKVVYYGPGRCGKTTNLLYIYNAMTSNNRGKMLTIDTKGDRTLFFDLLPLNLGKISGFDVRIQLYTVPGQVMYEATRKLVLKGVDGLVFVADPLRVRQQKNIDSLEDLRRNLHDYGLNFDDMPLVMQYNKRDLVDTPIPTLSVEELQHDLNPELKRKHFESVAIKGKGVFETLKEISKRTVHRVATKHLLKGI, encoded by the coding sequence ATGGCCCTTATCGATCTCAGCAAAAAAGAAGTACATTGCAAAGTTGTTTATTACGGCCCGGGCAGATGCGGCAAGACAACAAACCTCCTCTATATCTACAATGCCATGACCAGTAACAACAGAGGAAAGATGCTGACCATCGACACCAAAGGTGACAGGACTCTTTTCTTTGACTTGCTGCCCCTTAATTTAGGGAAAATAAGTGGCTTTGATGTCCGGATACAGCTGTATACCGTTCCAGGACAGGTGATGTACGAGGCGACACGAAAACTGGTTTTAAAAGGTGTTGACGGGCTGGTTTTTGTTGCCGATCCATTAAGGGTCCGGCAACAAAAAAACATCGATAGCCTTGAAGACCTTCGCCGCAATCTCCACGATTACGGCCTCAACTTCGATGACATGCCTCTTGTTATGCAATATAATAAAAGAGACTTGGTGGACACCCCTATTCCTACCCTGTCTGTTGAAGAACTCCAGCACGACCTCAACCCCGAACTCAAACGTAAACATTTTGAATCAGTTGCCATCAAGGGGAAGGGAGTGTTTGAGACGCTTAAGGAAATCAGCAAGCGAACCGTCCATCGGGTGGCAACCA
- a CDS encoding roadblock/LC7 domain-containing protein — protein MPDFVLTSKILEKAKNILVNSLIKAGVRTVMLIDSAGNILVNCGQEADDIDSISLAALAAANLGATSQIAKLIGEDDFSLLFHKGKNGNIHFGRIGKELILVTIFGEDVSLGLVRCRISDLSESIRLIFEG, from the coding sequence ATGCCGGACTTTGTCTTAACATCAAAAATACTCGAAAAAGCCAAGAACATACTTGTGAACTCGCTGATCAAAGCCGGGGTTCGCACAGTAATGCTCATTGACAGCGCCGGAAATATTCTCGTGAACTGCGGCCAGGAGGCTGATGATATCGATTCCATATCCCTTGCGGCCCTTGCCGCAGCCAACCTGGGAGCCACATCTCAAATAGCCAAACTCATTGGCGAAGACGACTTTTCACTCCTTTTTCACAAAGGCAAAAACGGCAACATTCATTTCGGGAGGATCGGTAAGGAACTCATTCTTGTAACTATTTTCGGAGAAGACGTTTCCCTTGGGCTGGTCCGGTGCAGAATTTCAGATTTATCAGAATCAATCAGGCTAATTTTCGAAGGATAG
- the recD gene encoding exodeoxyribonuclease V subunit alpha, which produces MDTLKQLTLDSFDRHFAGFINRIAKKPGDGLLLGAALVSYYTRNGHACLDLSSIAGKPLPRDLVVGDAEIHCPGFEAWLADLTASGVVGRPGDSTPLIIQPPQLYLQRFWNYETQISEFILQRSSIQLGDIDPEELAKGLDRLFPHNADKTDWQRVAAFTAVSRRFCVITGGPGTGKTSTAAKIIALLIYIAAARGEKAPKIMLAAPTGKAASRMQDALKCLQQEIVSDAAGRYEMPEKVTTLHRLLGAGVRTGAFKYHSENQLPADTVIIDEASMVDISLMFHLMEALPANCRLILMGDRDQLASVEPGAILADIAHRTFSEPFSEKFILEYQNTGGRSFQPEILLRGAGLHDSVVELKENYRFKDSSGIRILSQAINRQEPDLVMEVLSRKELEDIAWKEFSSQEEFEMSLAERVHDFFPRFEMGESPRDALNSLGRFGILCAHRKGRYGAMAVNALIERILEQTPAAGGGDYYVGRPVMVAKNHYGLGLFNGDVGVVFEDSEALGKKKVYFRGSDGSERKFMPELLPEHDTCYAITVHKGQGSEFDHVLLILPEAVSPVLTCELIYTAVTRARSSVEIWGGREILREAIQSKVNRQSGLLQKLE; this is translated from the coding sequence ATGGATACATTAAAGCAATTGACTCTGGATTCCTTTGACAGGCATTTTGCCGGTTTTATTAACAGGATCGCCAAAAAACCTGGAGACGGCCTGTTGCTGGGAGCCGCACTGGTCAGTTATTATACGCGAAACGGCCATGCCTGCCTCGATCTTTCAAGTATTGCCGGGAAGCCTCTTCCCAGGGATCTTGTTGTCGGAGATGCTGAAATTCACTGCCCCGGTTTTGAAGCATGGCTCGCGGATCTGACTGCAAGTGGTGTGGTCGGCAGACCGGGAGATTCCACTCCTCTGATAATTCAGCCGCCCCAATTATATCTCCAGCGTTTCTGGAATTATGAAACGCAGATTTCGGAATTCATCCTGCAGAGATCCAGCATCCAATTGGGCGATATTGATCCAGAGGAGCTGGCTAAAGGTCTTGATCGGCTGTTTCCACATAACGCCGACAAGACTGATTGGCAGCGGGTTGCAGCTTTTACCGCAGTCAGCAGGCGGTTTTGTGTAATTACCGGCGGCCCGGGGACCGGCAAAACAAGCACCGCAGCCAAGATAATCGCTTTGCTGATTTACATTGCCGCGGCCAGGGGTGAAAAGGCACCGAAAATAATGCTGGCCGCGCCCACCGGTAAAGCCGCTTCCCGGATGCAGGATGCTTTGAAGTGCTTGCAACAGGAAATTGTATCCGATGCTGCTGGCAGATATGAAATGCCTGAAAAGGTGACCACCCTCCATCGGCTTCTCGGTGCCGGCGTCAGGACGGGTGCTTTCAAGTATCATTCGGAAAATCAATTGCCTGCCGATACGGTGATTATTGATGAAGCGTCGATGGTTGATATTTCCTTGATGTTCCATCTGATGGAGGCCCTGCCCGCAAACTGCCGGCTGATTCTGATGGGCGATCGTGATCAGCTGGCATCCGTTGAGCCAGGAGCAATACTCGCGGACATTGCCCACCGCACATTCTCAGAGCCTTTTTCCGAAAAATTTATTCTTGAATACCAAAACACCGGGGGGCGGAGTTTTCAACCGGAAATCTTATTAAGGGGGGCCGGACTCCACGATTCGGTTGTCGAACTCAAAGAGAATTATCGTTTTAAAGACAGCAGTGGCATCCGGATTCTCAGCCAGGCAATAAACCGGCAGGAACCGGACCTGGTTATGGAGGTTCTGTCCCGGAAAGAGCTTGAGGACATAGCCTGGAAAGAATTTTCTTCTCAGGAAGAATTTGAAATGAGTCTGGCCGAAAGAGTGCATGACTTTTTCCCACGATTCGAGATGGGGGAATCTCCCCGGGACGCCCTCAATTCTCTGGGGAGGTTCGGCATATTGTGTGCCCACCGAAAAGGCAGATACGGAGCTATGGCGGTCAACGCGCTCATTGAAAGGATTCTGGAGCAGACGCCTGCGGCAGGAGGAGGGGACTATTATGTTGGCAGACCGGTGATGGTTGCTAAAAATCATTACGGACTGGGGCTCTTTAACGGCGATGTGGGTGTTGTCTTTGAAGACAGTGAAGCCCTGGGGAAAAAAAAGGTTTATTTCCGTGGTTCCGATGGCTCGGAGCGAAAATTCATGCCTGAACTGCTTCCTGAGCACGATACCTGCTATGCAATAACCGTCCATAAAGGTCAGGGTTCGGAGTTTGATCATGTGCTGCTCATATTGCCGGAGGCCGTTTCTCCGGTCCTCACCTGTGAGCTTATCTATACTGCAGTTACCAGGGCAAGGAGCAGTGTCGAAATCTGGGGAGGCAGGGAAATACTTCGTGAGGCGATACAGTCGAAGGTGAACAGGCAGTCCGGTTTGCTTCAGAAATTGGAATGA